In Methanooceanicella nereidis, the following are encoded in one genomic region:
- a CDS encoding DUF4129 domain-containing protein, producing MKEALRSAAYIVLLFSFLVASFAMAPSSAQVVHEDPGNLTSIKQVDMDYRILMAMADMFNSMEQIASCLNSSDFNGARLNYDRLSGSYDSFKALIERLDMTDTEYGDIVNIGDLAMEDIRTLVFESENYSVYYEKYEEALRDDDRDAYIAYAVSLQETYREISEANRNVWENVTAIKESAENMGHDVNRLYSDFLLVLDDYHGKLEEREKPIDVLLGGTRLEISSDKKELSVGDDVRLDAVLTDKDGLPVSGSKVSFYVENRLAGTAVTDPSGRCYVVYRIPLTIFKSNIKAYSEFRPEKEALSPSISDVLELNVSEESTALSINVYPSNASYGDTVTVSGMLCTEEGAGIFGKPVRIFLNGVPYGPVRTAEDGSYVYSLNIGPYTPGGTCEIYSEYTRSYSDDILLGSTSRYASLDVSMQDSILTLGDPDDIFTGGDDARFEGVLKTFSGLPVSGAKVKIYADGVVTGTGTTDNDGRYVVQASIPYNILPGTQQIYSEFSPGPNTAVHGSKSDVCEAIFKVSDPAVMFDGMPLVLFPEDTLTVNGTLQNYDGKAIPGKPLNVSFSGIVIGTTVTDGEGKFNVSYAVSGGDISGIGRVEVFLDDDGGLLSGGVYNGGFLLVMPVGKAQAAILFIIVLAVVIAAAAWFGGLRRHMRDRSRVVKPAVLEPLPEPVSTEVLTTSGYDFDKSVADITRHIESGDYRGSIKLIYEAVKMLAGKYGLETPDSATHREFYRHVVQKDMSLEEPLKPIISRYEVVSYGEGDISEDEAYRALDGLRTINILMGSVSEDTE from the coding sequence ATGAAGGAAGCCTTAAGGTCAGCTGCATATATAGTGTTACTTTTTTCTTTTCTTGTCGCTTCCTTTGCCATGGCACCGTCCTCGGCCCAGGTCGTCCATGAGGATCCCGGTAACCTGACCTCTATAAAACAGGTTGACATGGATTATCGCATACTCATGGCGATGGCGGATATGTTCAACTCCATGGAGCAGATCGCTTCCTGCCTGAACAGCTCTGACTTCAACGGGGCCAGGCTAAATTATGACCGGCTCTCCGGGTCCTACGATAGTTTTAAGGCCCTCATAGAACGGCTCGACATGACTGATACGGAGTATGGCGACATCGTTAATATCGGGGACCTGGCGATGGAGGACATAAGGACCTTAGTGTTCGAGTCTGAAAACTATTCCGTTTATTATGAGAAGTACGAGGAAGCTCTACGTGACGATGACCGGGACGCCTATATCGCGTATGCCGTGAGCCTGCAGGAAACGTACCGGGAGATAAGCGAAGCGAACAGGAATGTTTGGGAGAACGTCACAGCCATAAAAGAGTCTGCGGAAAATATGGGCCATGACGTGAACCGCCTTTATTCCGATTTCCTTCTCGTCCTGGATGATTATCATGGCAAGCTGGAAGAGAGGGAGAAGCCCATCGACGTTCTTCTCGGCGGTACCCGGCTGGAGATATCCTCGGATAAAAAAGAGCTATCTGTAGGCGATGATGTGAGGCTTGATGCCGTGCTGACCGATAAGGACGGGCTTCCCGTGTCCGGCTCAAAAGTGAGCTTCTACGTAGAGAACAGGCTGGCGGGTACCGCGGTGACCGATCCCTCCGGGAGATGTTATGTCGTTTACCGGATACCTTTAACGATCTTCAAGAGTAATATTAAGGCATATTCCGAGTTCAGGCCGGAAAAGGAGGCACTGTCGCCATCCATAAGCGACGTCCTCGAGCTCAATGTCTCGGAGGAAAGCACCGCCCTTTCTATTAATGTCTATCCGTCGAACGCGTCCTATGGCGATACGGTGACAGTGTCAGGAATGCTTTGCACGGAGGAAGGTGCAGGTATCTTCGGCAAGCCTGTCAGGATATTTTTAAATGGCGTGCCATACGGCCCGGTGAGGACGGCTGAGGACGGGTCATATGTCTATTCATTAAATATAGGCCCCTACACACCGGGCGGGACATGTGAAATATATTCCGAATACACTCGATCTTATTCCGATGATATCCTGTTAGGCTCGACGTCCCGATATGCCTCGCTGGATGTATCCATGCAGGATTCAATATTGACGCTGGGCGATCCTGACGATATTTTCACCGGCGGGGATGATGCCCGTTTCGAAGGCGTGCTGAAGACATTCTCAGGACTCCCGGTCTCCGGCGCGAAGGTAAAGATATATGCCGACGGGGTCGTCACGGGGACCGGCACCACCGATAATGACGGCCGCTATGTCGTACAGGCCTCGATACCCTATAATATCCTGCCTGGAACACAGCAGATATACTCCGAATTCTCTCCGGGGCCAAATACTGCGGTGCATGGCTCAAAAAGCGATGTCTGCGAGGCGATATTTAAGGTGTCCGATCCGGCGGTCATGTTCGATGGAATGCCGCTGGTTTTGTTCCCGGAAGATACGCTGACGGTGAACGGAACTTTGCAAAACTATGATGGTAAAGCCATCCCCGGAAAACCGTTAAACGTGAGCTTTTCGGGCATTGTCATCGGTACGACGGTTACGGACGGGGAAGGAAAGTTCAACGTATCTTATGCCGTGTCCGGCGGCGATATTTCCGGTATCGGGAGAGTCGAGGTCTTTTTAGATGATGACGGCGGGCTGTTATCAGGCGGCGTGTATAATGGCGGCTTTTTACTTGTAATGCCTGTCGGAAAGGCCCAGGCTGCAATATTGTTCATTATCGTCCTGGCTGTCGTAATAGCTGCGGCAGCATGGTTCGGCGGTTTAAGGCGCCATATGCGTGACAGGTCGCGTGTCGTAAAGCCCGCGGTCCTGGAGCCGTTACCCGAGCCAGTATCGACGGAGGTCTTAACCACGTCCGGGTATGACTTTGATAAGAGCGTGGCCGACATTACCCGCCATATCGAAAGCGGAGATTACCGGGGTTCTATAAAGCTCATCTATGAGGCGGTGAAAATGCTTGCCGGGAAATACGGCTTAGAAACGCCGGATTCTGCGACCCACAGGGAGTTTTACCGTCACGTCGTACAGAAAGACATGTCGCTCGAGGAGCCGCTGAAGCCGATCATCTCCAGATATGAGGTAGTCAGCTATGGCGAGGGAGACATCAGCGAGGATGAAGCATACAGGGCGCTGGATGGCCTGAGGACTATCAATATCCTGATGGGCAGCGTTTCGGAGGATACCGAATGA
- a CDS encoding TIGR04279 domain-containing protein, with protein sequence MTSYRYKYICTLIALLIVITIFSNTAGAISGVSAFRIINGSSPGVPGYEPGDVFTVEVNYSVTGTSYLVTIKEDLPQDWEVLESTEKFTRDPASNIIKWNITSPLSGVSSGAIKYLVKIPETASGTYEISGETSWYESYDGVKNNVPSGTSSVGISTVNVISDEENNGPAIWIYEPEEMSGDGDEHLENMETAYFEYMIIDDDVISSYTVYINGHVSDSATGVGSTEVSESSSARMTVQPGMRNIIKIVATDLNGHVSEFSRDIYVPYYNNEAWMKVEWNGMEAGFAVAGMGSSATDGNWTFLHGGNQLQFPHTTFSYSGPAAINKYYSFGGISYIPGLNTFSGSMIDLDATPKSYREIPFETYPVYVEGNDSENDVTAYFMGSPDMSYQYFNVSLLDLTLISDKIDFTDASTIKQSIKGLSFSDISGSLVRSTGLRTNGTGDLEIDGNDIPELNNMAQGYYALVIMDYNLPNTPSLISAAPIFVAKYDMSMEQVINPERPAPMPGDPITYTLSLDPAPSVSPSKKYVYITAMIPESEYSAAFDLSTDGTASGTTLDFNGFSLIEKFTMSSEGREFYIDGLATHEMISTDTSISELKDMFFDEINASDIAMVFGTTENTENVDLVLQTKASMPQGRYVVIGAVIERDTGRLAALEQTDMYLGITTYTLNLKQGWNLVSIPVILDNKSIYSVFPGDTMNNISMVWEYDSSETDPANRWSYFTTKTDVYEQGSLTSIDERLGYWVKCYYAMDLTLQGVLPEEDTVILNTGWNLVGNPTLTDRNVHDVYGSAKMVWEYDSLEPDANNRWSYFTTKTDVYEQGSLTTLRAGYGYWVKIE encoded by the coding sequence ATGACCAGTTATCGGTATAAATACATTTGTACCTTAATCGCTTTACTCATTGTCATCACCATATTTTCAAATACCGCCGGAGCGATCTCAGGAGTGAGCGCTTTCCGCATAATAAACGGCTCTTCCCCGGGTGTTCCCGGATATGAGCCCGGAGATGTCTTTACAGTAGAGGTCAACTATTCTGTGACAGGTACCAGCTATCTTGTAACTATCAAAGAGGATCTTCCGCAGGACTGGGAGGTCCTGGAAAGCACGGAAAAATTCACCAGGGATCCCGCGAGCAACATAATTAAGTGGAACATAACAAGCCCGTTAAGCGGAGTCAGCAGCGGTGCGATCAAGTATCTTGTAAAGATACCTGAAACGGCATCCGGCACATACGAGATAAGCGGGGAGACATCCTGGTACGAAAGCTACGATGGCGTAAAGAATAACGTGCCATCCGGGACATCTTCTGTCGGCATATCGACCGTCAACGTGATATCGGACGAAGAGAATAACGGACCCGCGATCTGGATATATGAGCCGGAGGAGATGTCGGGGGACGGAGATGAACATCTCGAGAACATGGAAACGGCATACTTCGAATATATGATAATTGACGACGACGTCATAAGCTCATACACAGTATATATTAACGGCCATGTATCAGACAGTGCCACAGGCGTAGGCTCCACAGAGGTAAGCGAAAGCTCAAGCGCCAGAATGACCGTGCAGCCCGGCATGAGGAATATCATAAAGATCGTAGCGACAGACCTGAACGGCCATGTCTCCGAGTTTTCCAGGGACATATACGTGCCGTATTATAACAACGAGGCCTGGATGAAAGTGGAATGGAACGGCATGGAAGCGGGCTTCGCGGTAGCGGGCATGGGCAGTTCCGCGACCGACGGAAACTGGACGTTCCTGCACGGGGGAAACCAGCTTCAGTTCCCGCATACGACATTCAGCTATTCGGGACCGGCAGCCATCAATAAGTACTATTCATTCGGCGGAATATCGTATATCCCCGGACTGAATACTTTTTCCGGCTCAATGATCGATCTCGACGCGACACCGAAATCATATCGTGAGATTCCTTTTGAGACATACCCGGTCTACGTGGAAGGCAATGACAGCGAGAACGACGTAACTGCGTATTTCATGGGAAGCCCGGACATGAGCTACCAATACTTTAACGTGTCTCTTTTGGACCTAACTTTGATCTCGGATAAGATCGACTTCACGGACGCGAGCACGATTAAACAAAGTATAAAGGGACTTTCATTTTCCGACATATCCGGCTCGCTGGTCAGAAGCACAGGGTTAAGGACGAACGGCACCGGCGACCTGGAGATAGATGGTAACGACATACCTGAGCTGAACAATATGGCGCAGGGATACTACGCTCTTGTCATAATGGACTATAACCTTCCTAACACACCCTCTCTCATTAGCGCAGCGCCGATATTCGTGGCGAAATACGACATGAGCATGGAACAGGTCATCAATCCTGAAAGACCGGCCCCGATGCCCGGAGACCCTATAACATACACACTGTCTTTGGATCCGGCGCCTTCAGTGTCGCCCTCAAAGAAATATGTCTATATCACGGCCATGATACCGGAATCGGAATATTCGGCCGCGTTCGATCTCTCGACGGACGGCACGGCCAGCGGAACTACGCTTGACTTTAACGGCTTCAGCCTGATAGAAAAGTTCACGATGTCTTCGGAGGGCAGGGAATTTTACATCGACGGCCTCGCGACGCATGAAATGATAAGCACGGACACCAGCATCTCTGAATTGAAGGACATGTTCTTCGACGAGATAAACGCCTCGGACATCGCGATGGTGTTCGGCACCACCGAGAATACCGAGAACGTGGACCTGGTCCTGCAGACAAAGGCATCAATGCCACAGGGAAGATACGTCGTGATAGGCGCAGTGATCGAAAGGGACACGGGAAGGCTGGCAGCCCTGGAACAGACCGATATGTACCTGGGTATCACAACGTACACTTTGAACCTTAAACAGGGATGGAACCTGGTATCCATACCGGTCATCCTCGACAATAAGAGCATATACAGCGTGTTCCCCGGAGATACGATGAATAACATTTCCATGGTATGGGAGTACGACAGTTCCGAGACCGATCCTGCGAACAGGTGGTCATACTTTACGACAAAGACTGACGTTTACGAACAGGGCTCACTGACATCCATAGATGAGCGTCTGGGCTACTGGGTAAAATGCTACTACGCCATGGACCTTACACTACAGGGAGTCCTGCCTGAAGAAGATACGGTAATTTTAAACACGGGCTGGAACCTTGTGGGGAACCCGACACTGACGGACCGTAACGTGCATGACGTCTACGGCAGCGCAAAAATGGTATGGGAATATGACAGCCTGGAGCCTGACGCAAATAACAGATGGTCATACTTCACGACAAAGACTGACGTTTACGAGCAGGGAAGCCTGACTACCCTCAGAGCGGGTTACGGGTACTGGGTAAAGATCGAATAG
- a CDS encoding PT domain-containing protein, producing MLRSIKFLAAITVLMIGISCLPIFSFTASAAGVQILSGSPGDVISYSGQSGPNSLVTMEVSASISVNTWTSGDNKRYEKSLNGVNIPGGSNSMSISTYPVDTLTVTGGPSWAGGLGYSMTGSVSNNRGSFSMSNVPGGKYNIVVSGISNGSSQSVSMSVKASQKVSADADGKFSVSLDTGGLPAAVYSVKQNGMEVALVYLGVTPPATPTPVPTPVITATPTATSSPTVSPTVVPSDKPTITPTAEPTAIPSPTPSIVLEKKPEQGQSNPISDFISWLVMMISGSDTQDGTTTENTWPTINTIFIILTLFAFGAIIVDIMMKRKK from the coding sequence TTGCTTAGATCAATTAAATTTCTCGCAGCTATCACCGTACTGATGATCGGCATATCGTGCCTGCCAATATTCTCTTTCACCGCGAGTGCCGCAGGCGTTCAGATACTATCGGGCTCTCCCGGAGACGTCATTTCATATAGCGGCCAGAGCGGGCCAAACTCCTTAGTTACCATGGAGGTCTCTGCAAGCATAAGCGTGAATACGTGGACATCCGGCGATAATAAGCGTTATGAAAAGAGCCTCAACGGTGTGAACATACCGGGCGGATCCAACAGCATGAGCATATCGACATATCCTGTCGACACTTTGACCGTTACCGGCGGGCCTTCCTGGGCAGGGGGCCTTGGATATTCGATGACTGGAAGTGTCTCAAACAATCGCGGCTCTTTTAGCATGAGTAATGTTCCCGGAGGAAAATATAACATCGTAGTATCGGGTATCTCTAACGGCTCATCTCAGTCTGTCAGTATGTCCGTGAAAGCATCGCAGAAAGTAAGCGCGGATGCGGACGGGAAGTTTTCTGTCAGCCTTGACACCGGCGGCTTGCCTGCAGCCGTATATAGTGTAAAGCAGAACGGCATGGAAGTTGCCTTAGTATATCTTGGAGTGACCCCTCCGGCCACTCCGACACCTGTGCCGACTCCGGTCATCACGGCAACCCCGACGGCGACGTCTTCTCCGACGGTCAGCCCTACGGTCGTGCCTTCAGATAAACCGACCATAACACCGACGGCTGAACCTACGGCCATACCGAGCCCGACGCCATCCATAGTGCTGGAGAAAAAGCCTGAACAAGGCCAGAGTAATCCCATATCGGATTTCATTAGCTGGCTGGTAATGATGATCTCAGGATCTGATACGCAGGATGGTACTACGACCGAAAATACCTGGCCGACGATAAATACTATATTTATCATCCTGACATTGTTCGCGTTCGGAGCGATCATCGTCGATATAATGATGAAGAGGAAAAAATAA
- a CDS encoding NAD-dependent epimerase/dehydratase family protein — MQSFSVLLTGGLGQVGSYLCEELLGNGHDVVILDNMSSTVNICPEKAKFVKGDIRDKKTVEELMRDSDAVIHCAAQIFVTYSIENPLFDAENNVIGTLNLLDAARNSDIKRFVYFSSAAVYGDPVRLPVDETHPQDPMSPYGVSKLSGEKYALAFNKIYGLPSTAIRPFNIYSPRQDPSNPYSGVISKFIDRAGSGMNPIIFGDGSATRDFVSVHDVVDMVMLMLEKEAAVGKVFNCGTGNITRIDELARTVIELYGKPGLEPEFLAERPGDIKYSYADISRAKKLLGYEPKVALRDGLIDMIEFKKMNQAKSTDAQ, encoded by the coding sequence ATGCAGTCCTTCTCAGTCCTTCTTACGGGCGGTCTCGGCCAGGTAGGATCTTATTTATGCGAAGAATTACTCGGGAACGGCCATGATGTCGTAATACTCGATAACATGTCATCGACCGTCAATATATGCCCGGAAAAGGCTAAATTCGTCAAAGGCGATATCAGGGATAAAAAGACCGTCGAAGAGCTGATGAGAGATTCGGACGCTGTGATCCATTGCGCGGCACAGATATTTGTCACCTATTCTATTGAAAACCCTCTTTTTGACGCGGAAAATAACGTTATAGGCACGCTGAACCTGCTTGACGCTGCCAGGAACAGCGATATAAAGAGATTCGTGTACTTTAGCTCCGCCGCAGTGTACGGAGACCCTGTCAGGCTTCCCGTCGACGAGACACACCCGCAGGACCCGATGTCCCCGTACGGCGTAAGTAAGCTTTCAGGGGAGAAATACGCGCTGGCATTCAATAAGATATATGGCCTTCCTTCGACCGCCATAAGGCCGTTCAACATCTACAGCCCCAGGCAGGATCCGTCTAACCCTTATAGCGGAGTGATATCTAAATTCATCGACAGGGCAGGTTCAGGGATGAACCCGATAATTTTCGGCGACGGCTCCGCCACCAGAGATTTTGTCTCCGTGCACGACGTAGTTGATATGGTCATGCTGATGCTGGAGAAAGAGGCCGCTGTCGGTAAAGTGTTTAACTGCGGTACCGGCAACATTACCAGGATAGACGAGCTTGCAAGGACCGTTATAGAGCTTTACGGTAAACCGGGCCTGGAACCGGAATTTTTGGCAGAGAGGCCGGGGGATATTAAGTATAGTTATGCAGATATTTCGCGGGCTAAAAAATTGCTGGGATATGAGCCTAAAGTCGCTTTGAGGGACGGGTTAATTGATATGATAGAATTCAAAAAGATGAATCAGGCCAAATCGACCGACGCTCAATAG
- a CDS encoding polysaccharide deacetylase family protein: MEGLKHLLPDPKYLGVILIIVFVTSVTVFSVNGSLFDINGNGKPGVVITFDDNYVSDWYAIRDMLKKYDAKVTFMVSGFDDLNTSDIEKLKDLRKDGHEIGCHGLDHVHADCYLANNTIEEYLDAEILSAIGAMNKKGFFPRSFAYPYGSHSSQTDAALLKYFKRLRVTTGSNIDNIKDANEAYYKFNGDRVVASVCIDDSEDITTEEILEGLQRAKEHNETVIFFTHQPINYTVDNSTEKVISYERLEAVLKYAHDNNLTFYRMSDLY; encoded by the coding sequence ATGGAAGGGCTTAAACACCTTTTGCCTGATCCAAAATACCTCGGTGTCATTCTGATAATAGTTTTCGTGACCTCTGTCACTGTTTTTTCAGTGAACGGGTCTCTTTTCGACATAAATGGCAATGGCAAGCCTGGTGTGGTCATCACTTTCGACGATAACTACGTTAGCGACTGGTATGCCATCCGCGACATGCTAAAAAAATACGATGCAAAAGTCACCTTTATGGTATCCGGTTTCGATGATCTCAATACGTCCGACATCGAGAAATTAAAGGACTTAAGAAAGGACGGGCATGAGATCGGGTGCCATGGGCTGGACCATGTCCATGCCGATTGTTATCTGGCGAACAATACGATCGAAGAATATCTGGACGCAGAGATACTTTCGGCTATCGGCGCCATGAACAAAAAAGGGTTTTTCCCGAGGAGCTTCGCATATCCGTATGGCTCCCATAGCTCTCAGACCGATGCTGCGCTGCTAAAATATTTTAAGCGCTTAAGGGTGACGACCGGCTCCAACATCGATAATATCAAGGACGCGAACGAGGCATACTACAAGTTCAACGGCGACAGGGTCGTAGCGTCAGTTTGCATAGATGACAGCGAGGATATAACGACCGAAGAGATCCTCGAAGGGCTGCAAAGAGCTAAAGAGCACAACGAGACGGTCATATTTTTCACGCACCAGCCAATAAACTATACTGTCGACAACAGCACTGAAAAAGTCATATCCTACGAGAGGCTCGAAGCAGTGCTAAAATATGCTCATGATAATAACCTGACGTTTTACAGGATGTCAGATCTCTATTGA
- a CDS encoding GxxExxY protein, which produces MHKAQLLNNLRLSGKRLGLLINFNDQNIGRGITRILNQDHTKFFTTQTGILNFSALENVRALF; this is translated from the coding sequence ATACATAAAGCCCAGTTACTCAACAACTTAAGGCTTAGCGGAAAAAGACTCGGTCTTCTTATAAATTTCAACGATCAGAACATTGGAAGGGGGATAACAAGAATACTAAACCAGGACCACACCAAATTTTTTACAACACAAACCGGGATATTAAACTTTAGTGCTTTGGAGAATGTTCGGGCCTTGTTTTAG
- a CDS encoding GxxExxY protein: MMERKYDKLPDIVETAAKYTVDSAYTIHKRLGVGLPEKTYERFMVKELRSRGFNVKTQIKIPIV; the protein is encoded by the coding sequence ATGATGGAAAGAAAATATGATAAGCTGCCTGATATCGTTGAAACAGCAGCAAAATATACTGTGGATTCGGCTTACACCATCCATAAAAGGCTTGGGGTCGGGCTGCCTGAAAAGACCTACGAGAGATTCATGGTAAAAGAACTAAGAAGCAGAGGATTCAATGTCAAGACACAAATTAAGATACCAATAGTGTAG
- a CDS encoding nucleotidyltransferase domain-containing protein has protein sequence MAITLSSEGNAGHDTLSEIRKIHDVFQLRNGHIDPLENFPDGLLSYLIAILKDSEPVLPDISMSEWVRFAVFLHTHGIAPLVYKNIYSLPAELQPPENIVNVLRMDFLKSRISSDQAGRQTGQILDAFNYEEIDLLLLKGPAYARSIYSDTALRASGDIDILVRPENVIRSREIMESLGYACVEKRFEVSKNGYCEEIFCHDDLSRYRPVEVHWNLYTFNMVSKNVDVGQLFDNAVNVNSQGLSFKTLCPIDALIHAVNHLVYSHGHSIRLNWIYDIRLLCEQITGNDDWAAVQELSVKCGARLAMEKALTMTHLWTGLNIPPEFIDLSKWPEPSDDECKAFSYAAKGGTVEKIRLIVPENASVMEKTRLYYRMIFPSNGLVKITDPTFDDRPSYVSHFKRWRRLIRKI, from the coding sequence ATGGCGATAACGCTGTCCAGTGAAGGTAACGCCGGTCATGACACTCTGAGCGAGATCAGAAAGATCCATGATGTTTTCCAGCTGCGTAACGGCCATATTGACCCTCTGGAAAATTTTCCTGACGGTCTGTTATCATATCTTATAGCCATTTTAAAAGATAGTGAGCCGGTCCTACCGGATATTTCCATGAGCGAGTGGGTTCGGTTCGCCGTATTCTTACATACTCACGGCATAGCCCCGCTGGTCTACAAAAATATATACTCGCTGCCCGCCGAATTACAGCCTCCTGAGAATATTGTGAACGTATTAAGAATGGATTTCCTTAAGAGCAGGATAAGCTCGGATCAGGCAGGGAGGCAAACAGGACAAATTCTCGATGCTTTTAATTATGAGGAAATAGACCTGTTACTTCTAAAAGGTCCCGCATATGCCCGGTCAATATATTCTGACACTGCTTTGAGGGCAAGCGGGGACATTGACATTCTCGTCCGTCCTGAAAACGTCATTCGTTCTCGCGAAATTATGGAAAGCCTGGGATATGCATGTGTGGAAAAACGGTTCGAGGTATCTAAAAACGGTTATTGCGAAGAGATATTCTGTCACGATGACCTTTCCAGGTATCGCCCTGTAGAGGTTCACTGGAACCTTTACACGTTCAACATGGTAAGTAAGAACGTGGACGTCGGGCAGCTTTTCGACAATGCCGTAAATGTAAACTCTCAAGGTCTCTCCTTCAAAACATTATGCCCGATAGACGCGCTGATACATGCGGTCAATCATCTTGTATACAGCCACGGGCACAGCATACGGCTCAACTGGATATATGACATTCGCCTTTTATGCGAGCAGATCACCGGTAATGATGATTGGGCCGCAGTACAGGAATTGAGCGTGAAATGCGGCGCCAGGCTGGCCATGGAGAAAGCTTTGACAATGACGCATCTCTGGACCGGGCTAAATATACCGCCAGAATTCATCGATCTTTCAAAATGGCCGGAGCCTTCGGATGATGAATGTAAGGCATTTTCGTATGCGGCCAAAGGCGGCACTGTGGAAAAGATCAGGCTTATAGTCCCTGAAAACGCAAGCGTCATGGAAAAGACTCGCCTGTATTACAGGATGATATTCCCGTCGAACGGCCTGGTAAAGATCACAGACCCGACTTTCGACGACAGGCCTTCTTATGTTTCACATTTTAAGCGGTGGCGCAGGCTGATCCGTAAAATATGA